From a single Devosia litorisediminis genomic region:
- a CDS encoding RNA polymerase sigma factor gives MSQTSGLVEHFFRHEYGRVVAVLVRRFGAQHIETIEDAVQLALSKALSSWMAGGLPDNPSAWLFSVARNQLLSEFRQKAGRGRLLAAFPHEFDVPEAERPDVLMANEVQDDLLRMLFACCDDAIATEAQLVLALKVLCGFDIGEIAARLFITEATAYKRLTRARGRLKQAGFSTASVAANDYETRLPAVHAIIYLIFTEGYLSSHAERAIRKELCAEAIRLASLLVAHPAGQQPETFALLALMHLHAARMIAREDAAGGLLLLEEQDRALWDQHQIGIGLEWLAKAAQGSHFSRYHAEAGVAAEHCLAPSFAETRWERVAECYGLLEQMAPSALHRLNRAVAVGEWRGPAEGLGVLEGFEPPAWLVGSYMWAAVLADLHAGCRHVDQATHYRAQALELAPSDAVRATLARRLGG, from the coding sequence TTGAGTCAAACGTCCGGGCTGGTTGAGCATTTCTTCCGGCATGAATATGGGCGTGTGGTGGCCGTCCTCGTCCGCCGTTTTGGCGCCCAGCATATCGAGACGATCGAGGATGCGGTCCAATTGGCGCTGAGCAAGGCGCTCAGCAGCTGGATGGCCGGTGGATTGCCCGACAATCCATCGGCCTGGCTGTTCAGCGTCGCGCGCAATCAATTGCTCAGCGAGTTTCGCCAGAAAGCCGGCAGAGGGCGCCTGCTGGCCGCTTTCCCACATGAATTCGACGTTCCGGAGGCCGAGAGACCGGATGTCTTGATGGCCAACGAGGTGCAGGACGACCTGCTGAGGATGCTGTTTGCCTGCTGCGACGACGCCATCGCAACCGAGGCGCAATTGGTGCTGGCGCTGAAGGTGCTGTGCGGGTTCGACATTGGCGAAATCGCAGCGCGTCTCTTCATCACTGAAGCCACTGCATACAAGCGGCTGACACGCGCCCGTGGGCGACTAAAGCAAGCCGGGTTCAGCACTGCCAGCGTAGCGGCAAACGACTACGAAACGCGATTACCAGCCGTGCACGCGATCATCTATCTGATATTTACCGAGGGCTATCTGTCGTCGCACGCTGAACGCGCTATCCGCAAAGAGTTGTGCGCCGAGGCTATTCGGCTCGCGAGCCTGCTCGTCGCGCACCCGGCGGGTCAGCAGCCTGAAACCTTTGCTTTGCTGGCGCTGATGCACCTGCATGCTGCGCGCATGATCGCGCGTGAGGATGCAGCAGGCGGCTTGCTGCTGCTTGAGGAGCAGGATCGCGCGCTTTGGGATCAGCACCAGATCGGCATTGGTCTGGAATGGCTCGCCAAGGCCGCTCAGGGCTCGCACTTCTCCCGCTACCATGCCGAGGCTGGCGTTGCGGCAGAGCATTGCCTGGCGCCTTCATTTGCCGAAACGCGTTGGGAGCGGGTGGCAGAGTGCTATGGCTTGCTCGAACAGATGGCGCCTTCGGCACTGCACCGGCTGAACCGGGCCGTGGCGGTCGGCGAGTGGCGCGGACCGGCCGAAGGTCTCGGGGTGCTTGAAGGGTTTGAGCCGCCGGCCTGGCTGGTCGGCAGTTATATGTGGGCCGCCGTGCTGGCGGACCTGCACGCTGGCTGCAGGCATGTCGATCAGGCCACGCATTACCGCGCGCAGGCGCTGGAATTGGCGCCGAGCGACGCGGTCAGAGCGACGTTGGCGCGACGGCTGGGCGGTTAG
- a CDS encoding YciI family protein, with protein MAQQNFLFIRRSEPGQAAQGPKPSPAQMEEMYAKFNAWKDKFSDSIVDMGAPLGGGRVVTPQGHSDGPFIEAKEVIGGYMVLSADSLEAAEAMVREMPGVVAPGASVEIREIKTP; from the coding sequence ATGGCTCAACAGAACTTTCTCTTCATCCGTCGCAGCGAGCCCGGTCAGGCCGCGCAGGGCCCCAAACCATCGCCAGCCCAGATGGAAGAGATGTACGCCAAGTTCAACGCCTGGAAAGACAAGTTCAGCGACAGCATCGTGGATATGGGCGCGCCACTGGGCGGCGGCAGGGTGGTGACCCCACAAGGCCATAGCGACGGCCCGTTCATTGAGGCCAAGGAAGTCATCGGCGGCTACATGGTGCTCTCAGCGGACAGCTTGGAAGCGGCTGAGGCGATGGTGCGTGAAATGCCCGGCGTTGTAGCGCCCGGTGCCAGCGTCGAGATTCGGGAAATCAAGACGCCTTGA
- a CDS encoding LacI family transcriptional regulator, whose product MSSQKPLAGGRVTLRTIAELTGLSLSTVSLSLRGGTTLKPETRAKVAAAAEQLGYVPDRAGVRLRTGKTNVIALVLDGAEDSIDFARQMIQGIGQAIKGTRYHLTVIPEFERGDAVDTVSYVLENRTADGVIITHTRPRDPRVQLMIDAGFPFVTHGRTGFDTPHPFHDFHAEAFVATAVERLASKGCHHVMLVVGDDSTTNHHNLMGAFERATASAGIGARVMKGTQGMPPAEMRRMAFELAQEAGRPDGILCDSEMRTIALASGLQEAGLQLGKDIELIYKQTSGILPTLFPALDSIREDVFAAGGELTRLLLRRIEGADASHLQTLGEPQPQWRSERNR is encoded by the coding sequence GTGAGTTCGCAGAAACCATTAGCAGGCGGTCGCGTCACCTTGCGCACCATTGCGGAACTGACCGGGCTGAGCCTCTCGACAGTTTCGCTCTCGCTGCGCGGTGGCACCACGCTTAAACCCGAGACGCGTGCCAAGGTCGCCGCTGCTGCAGAGCAATTGGGCTATGTTCCTGATCGCGCCGGGGTGCGCCTGCGAACCGGCAAGACCAATGTGATTGCGCTGGTGCTGGATGGTGCCGAGGATTCCATCGACTTCGCGCGTCAAATGATTCAGGGCATTGGTCAGGCCATCAAGGGTACGCGCTACCATCTCACTGTCATTCCCGAGTTTGAACGTGGCGACGCTGTCGACACTGTCAGCTATGTGCTGGAGAACCGCACCGCGGATGGCGTGATCATCACCCACACCAGGCCTCGTGACCCGCGTGTGCAATTGATGATCGATGCCGGTTTCCCTTTCGTCACGCATGGACGCACCGGTTTTGATACGCCGCATCCGTTTCATGACTTTCATGCAGAGGCTTTTGTCGCCACTGCTGTTGAGCGTTTGGCGAGCAAGGGCTGCCATCACGTCATGCTGGTGGTCGGCGATGACAGCACCACCAACCACCACAACCTGATGGGGGCCTTTGAGCGCGCCACCGCCAGTGCCGGGATTGGCGCGCGGGTGATGAAGGGGACGCAGGGGATGCCGCCCGCAGAAATGCGCCGCATGGCGTTTGAGCTGGCGCAGGAAGCCGGCCGTCCAGACGGTATCCTGTGCGACAGCGAAATGCGCACCATCGCGTTGGCAAGTGGCTTGCAGGAAGCCGGATTGCAACTCGGCAAGGACATTGAGCTGATCTACAAACAGACCTCGGGCATCCTGCCGACACTGTTTCCAGCGCTGGACAGCATTCGTGAAGATGTCTTTGCTGCGGGTGGGGAGCTTACCCGCCTCCTGTTGCGGCGCATCGAGGGCGCCGATGCGTCGCACCTACAAACACTGGGCGAACCGCAGCCGCAGTGGCGAAGCGAGCGCAACCGGTGA